The Bacteroidia bacterium genome includes the window TCCTCCGTAGTAATCGGATTGATGCTATTATTACGGTATCCGAGTTTGTGAAAAAAGAAATACTACACTTTTTTCCGCATCTGGACAAACCTATTTTTGTAACTCCGCTTGCAGCAAACCATAGAAATTTTACCTTCCAAAAACAAACCTCAAAACCTTTCCTGCTTTATGTAGGACCCTTAGACAGACGCAAAAATGTACTTGGCTTGTGTAAAGCCTTTGAACTCATAGCTGAAAGATACCCAGAGTTTCGCCTGACTATGGTAGGTGGAAGCAATGGATTTGAATCAGAAAAAGTATTCGAATTTATTCAAGAAAGCCGTTTCAGAAAACAGTTTGAATATCTTTCTTTTGTTTCAGACCAAGAACTGCAAAATTTATACGCCACTGCGTGGGCTTTTGTGTTTCCGTCTTTTTATGAAGGTTTTGGTATTCCAGTTCTAGAAGCCATGCACTATGAGCTACCAGTACTTACCTCCCGAGATACTACTATGCAAGAAGTAGCAGGTGATGCAGCGTTTTTTGTAAATCCTTATGAAATTACGGATATAGCAGAAGGATTGCAGAAAATTATTTCTGATACTAACCTTCGGACAGAACTCATACAAAAAGCTAAACGACGCTTAGCGTTGTTTTCATGGGAGAGAACTGCAAGAAAAACCCTAGATGCCTACATTACAATTCTTTCCTGAAAAAGTATTCCTGAGTTTGCATAATATGCTATTAAGTTTTTTATTTAACAGCATACCTTGCACAGTATTTCCACGAGCGTATTCAGATTATACTTTGTTTTAGTGCTTGTTCTATGTATTCAAGAGTTAAAACTGAGTGCGTAGGGGCTTTGTACTACCTATGTGCTATATCCATGCCTCATGCGAATTATCCTCATGTAATAAAGAAAGAAGAATTTTACTTTTGGGCGTGCCCTTGCCCACACTTCGCTTGTGCTTGTGTGGGCAAGGTCGGCGTGGGGGGGGCGTGGCTAACCCCGAGGTTGGGGGGGGGGCTGCGCCCCCAGCTGGAGCACGCCCCACCCCAGGCACACC containing:
- a CDS encoding glycosyltransferase family 4 protein, yielding MLKVWIDYSTIAFDNLTGIGRYIVETSLVLQKNPEIQLEGACKLSRWKNRYKIQRHLSDIPLHVLPSLKRPDLFHGPDFAMHYYGKAKKVVTIHDLAVFHPNLVDSRRVESPQQGKIQKLLRSNRIDAIITVSEFVKKEILHFFPHLDKPIFVTPLAANHRNFTFQKQTSKPFLLYVGPLDRRKNVLGLCKAFELIAERYPEFRLTMVGGSNGFESEKVFEFIQESRFRKQFEYLSFVSDQELQNLYATAWAFVFPSFYEGFGIPVLEAMHYELPVLTSRDTTMQEVAGDAAFFVNPYEITDIAEGLQKIISDTNLRTELIQKAKRRLALFSWERTARKTLDAYITILS